Proteins encoded within one genomic window of Macaca thibetana thibetana isolate TM-01 chromosome 3, ASM2454274v1, whole genome shotgun sequence:
- the PAX4 gene encoding paired box protein Pax-4 isoform X2 has translation MNQLGGLFVNGRPLPLDTRQQIVRLAVRGMRPCDISRSLKVSNGCVSKILGRYYRTGVLEPKGIGGSKPRLATPPVVARIAQLKGECPALFAWEIQRQLCAEGLCTQDKTPSVSSINRVLRALQEDQGLPWTQLRSPAVLAPALLTPHSGSETPRGPHPGTGHRNRTIFSPSQAEALEKEFQRGQYPDSVARGKLAAATSLPEDTVRVWFSNRRAKWRRQEKLKWEMQLPGASQGLTVPRVAPGIISAQQSPGSVPTAVLPALEPLGPSCYQLCWATAPDRCLSDTPPKACLKPCWGHLPPQPNSLDSGLLCLPCPSSHCPLASLSGCEALLWPGCPLLYGLE, from the exons ATGAACCAGCTTGGGGGGCTCTTTGTGAATGGCCGGCCCCTGCCTCTGGATACCCGGCAGCAGATTGTGCGGCTAGCAGTCCGTGGAATGCGGCCCTGTGACATCTCACGGAGCCTTAAG GTATCTAACGGCTGTGTGAGCAAGATCCTAGGGCGTTATTACCGCACGGGTGTCTTGGAGCCCAAGGGCATTGGGGGAAGCAAGCCACGGCTGGCTACACCCCCTGTGGTGGCTCGAATTGCCCAGCTGAAGGGTGAGTGTCCAGCTCTCTTTGCCTGGGAAATCCAACGCCAGCTTTGTGCTGAAGGGCTTTGCACCCAGGACAAGACTCCCAGC GTCTCCTCCATCAACCGAGTCCTGCGGGCGCTACAGGAGGACCAGGGACTACCGTGGACACAGCTCAGGTCACCAG CTGTTTTGGCTCCAGCTCTCCTCACTCCCCACAGTGGCTCTGAGACTCCCCGGGGTCCCCACCCAGGGACCGGCCACCGGAATCGGACTATCTTCTCCCCAAGCCAAGCAGAGGCACTGGAGAAAG AGTTCCAGCGTGGGCAGTATCCTGATTCAGTGGCCCGTGGAAAGCTGGCTGCTGCCACCTCTCTGCCTGAGGACACTGTGAGG GTCTGGTTTTCCAACAGAAGAGCCAAATGGCGCCGGCAAGAGAAGCTCAAGTGGGAAATGCAGCTGCCAG GTGCTTCCCAGGGGCTGACTGTACCAAGAGTTGCCCCAGGAATCATCTCTGCACAG CAGTCCCCTGGCAGTGTGCCCACAGCAGTCCTGCCTGCCCTAGAACCGCTGGGTCCTTCCTGCTATCAGCTGTGCTGGGCAACAGCACCAGACAGGTGTCTGAGTGACACCCCACCTAAAGCCTGTCTCAAGCCCTGCTGGG GCCACTTGCCCCCACAGCCGAATTCCCTGGACTCAGGACTGCTTTGCCTTCCTTGCCCTTCCTCCCACTGTCCCCTGGCCAGTCTTAGTGGCTGTGAGGCCCTGCTCTGGCCTGGCTGCCCACTACTGTATGGCTTGGAATGA
- the PAX4 gene encoding paired box protein Pax-4 isoform X1 yields the protein MQQDGISSMNQLGGLFVNGRPLPLDTRQQIVRLAVRGMRPCDISRSLKVSNGCVSKILGRYYRTGVLEPKGIGGSKPRLATPPVVARIAQLKGECPALFAWEIQRQLCAEGLCTQDKTPSVSSINRVLRALQEDQGLPWTQLRSPAVLAPALLTPHSGSETPRGPHPGTGHRNRTIFSPSQAEALEKEFQRGQYPDSVARGKLAAATSLPEDTVRVWFSNRRAKWRRQEKLKWEMQLPGASQGLTVPRVAPGIISAQQSPGSVPTAVLPALEPLGPSCYQLCWATAPDRCLSDTPPKACLKPCWDCGSFLFPVIAPSCVDLAWPCLDASLAYYLIGGAGEATPTHFSHWP from the exons ATGCAGCAGGACG GGATCAGCAGCATGAACCAGCTTGGGGGGCTCTTTGTGAATGGCCGGCCCCTGCCTCTGGATACCCGGCAGCAGATTGTGCGGCTAGCAGTCCGTGGAATGCGGCCCTGTGACATCTCACGGAGCCTTAAG GTATCTAACGGCTGTGTGAGCAAGATCCTAGGGCGTTATTACCGCACGGGTGTCTTGGAGCCCAAGGGCATTGGGGGAAGCAAGCCACGGCTGGCTACACCCCCTGTGGTGGCTCGAATTGCCCAGCTGAAGGGTGAGTGTCCAGCTCTCTTTGCCTGGGAAATCCAACGCCAGCTTTGTGCTGAAGGGCTTTGCACCCAGGACAAGACTCCCAGC GTCTCCTCCATCAACCGAGTCCTGCGGGCGCTACAGGAGGACCAGGGACTACCGTGGACACAGCTCAGGTCACCAG CTGTTTTGGCTCCAGCTCTCCTCACTCCCCACAGTGGCTCTGAGACTCCCCGGGGTCCCCACCCAGGGACCGGCCACCGGAATCGGACTATCTTCTCCCCAAGCCAAGCAGAGGCACTGGAGAAAG AGTTCCAGCGTGGGCAGTATCCTGATTCAGTGGCCCGTGGAAAGCTGGCTGCTGCCACCTCTCTGCCTGAGGACACTGTGAGG GTCTGGTTTTCCAACAGAAGAGCCAAATGGCGCCGGCAAGAGAAGCTCAAGTGGGAAATGCAGCTGCCAG GTGCTTCCCAGGGGCTGACTGTACCAAGAGTTGCCCCAGGAATCATCTCTGCACAG CAGTCCCCTGGCAGTGTGCCCACAGCAGTCCTGCCTGCCCTAGAACCGCTGGGTCCTTCCTGCTATCAGCTGTGCTGGGCAACAGCACCAGACAGGTGTCTGAGTGACACCCCACCTAAAGCCTGTCTCAAGCCCTGCTGGG ACTGTGgctccttcctctttcctgtgATTGCTCCCTCCTGTGTGGACCTTGCCTGGCCCTGCCTCGATGCCTCTCTGGCATATTACCTGATTGGAGGGGCTGGTGAAGCAACACCCACCCACTTCTCACACTGGCCTTAA